TATGCCTCAAAGCGCTGAGGTCTGGCAATGCCGTCTAATGTACTGGAAACTGATAGGGTTACGTGATTTGTAGTCAGGCGACGCGACGTTCAGGTATTTGAATGgaggaatatatttattatacggtaaacgtaatttgttttataaatgtgcaCATGATACACAAACATATTTATGCAAATGTATTTGCATTGAGAAGCGTCATGCATAGCTTTTGAAAcagaattaaagtaaaattatccttctaatttcttgtttataaaataagtatgtcTTTACATTTTTTCCAAATTACTTGACTAGGCAATATGACCTTTGTGAATCTACAAActttattttcctaaattatcCCTCAAGCCAATAACAATTACAAAGTGAGTTGtcacctatttatttattttcattaaaacacatCACTAGTATCAAAGTTTCtataagtaataaatagtgattttcaaataaaataattgacttAGTATAGgtattttagttttgaataaaaaatataactattatttattttgattaggTACATTTAACGTCCGGCAAACAAGGAAATGTATTAGATCGATGTCCACGATAAGAATTGTTTGGATATCAGCACAATTGATGAACTTGTATAAGGGAGTTAATTGCTGTTTTAGATGGcttattatgtacaaattatagAGTAACAGCTCTTTAAGATAACTGTCCTGACAGAAAAATTTCAACGCATTTTCTTTCATTCCATAACTTTACAAAGTTACAAcgagataaaaaaacaaatcgggaaataagaaagtaatttaaagtatttatgtaaagtataaatatatatagtgcAAAATGTCATAGCCTTATCTTCACCTGTTTCTCTATAGTCCTGGTTACAAGATAACTAAAAATTTCGTTCTTCaaagcccccccccccaaattctCGTGATATaatctaaaacactttttttaattttttctgtcttcagaaaggtaacattttagtaatttactaactaaaacaaatataaacctaAAACTACCTGCCatcaattaaaaatgaataatctTAATTCAGCTCATGAGTGTTTAGCTTAATTTcgtgaaatattacaaattttaaggaTAATACCAAATACTTTTCAAtcatgaaaagaaaaattaatgtgatGCTCTTTAAATGACGGGGAAAATGACAGTTTCTCGTCACACCACATACCATTGGGAAATCATTCCTTATGTCTTTATCGGATAAACTTCTTCCAGGCGAGATAAAACTGTAAGCAAGTTATATTTCTTTTGACACTTAAATTACACACCATTTAGGTAGAATGAAGAATGAACCTCTGGCTGACAGAATTCTAGAAGCCAAATTTTATTACTTGGGATCAATAGCGTAGAACGGGATGACGTTCAGCCAgtcatttattacattaatataaattttgtacaaagtGATGAATACAAGAACAAACCTAGTTCTGtcaatttagttaattaattagagatctcaaaattaataaatttgttcaattttatacatGGAAATTTTTACTCCTAAACAAGAAGTAATAAACTTATTCTTCTATATACTATCCATATTTGAAGTAAGTACACCCTTGAACCAAGATGTAACAATTTAGGTGCAAAGTGTTGTATAGGGGTGTCTTTGATACTTTTATAGCGAACTTCAttcaggaaaaaatatatttggatataGATAAAACGGtctaataattactttttctatatatttattcatgtttatgTTTTAGTTTCGGTACAACTAATGAAAGTAGGTGTACCCCACAGGGGCTACTTGGGCGATACAATTTACATTGTACATTTACTAATAGGCACAGTTTACTACTGAAAAATTTACGAACTGGTTCATGGAAAATGAGTATGAACATATTGCAAAGCATAtgcagaaaatttttttaataattctttattatacaataatttcttTGCATTAACTTTGTTATAGGCGACGGAACAGTTGATCGTGTTGTTATTGAAATTTGGCATCGtcataatttcttaatatatttattatatatatatatatatatatatatatatatatatatatatatatatatatatgaatagttTTTGCAATTCTTAAACAACTTGTTCAGGTCAtcaaagttaaacaataaaatatatttgttttaaggtttttttgtgtttttgttcttTATGGCTTTAGATTGTTGGACGCCAGGAGAATATTTCTTCAAATCCTTGcaacgtagtgttctatttttggacataattataatgataaatccTATTACCTTTACAAATCAATTACCACAAGTAACACTATCAGAtttatgtaaagtaaataataatttacatccCATACTACATCTTTGTTCCGAACTTCTTCCTAATTCATACCCTTtacaagttattaataaaaatacttatttataaaaatccattttttaatttaagaaaatctttaggacattattttattttttaaggtgaTTCATTTCTATTGTATTTACTCGTTATTCTagtacataactttaaaaaatattttctagttcTGAAATGTTTTGCGAAAGTtaggaattttttaaatggtaCAAAAAGGTTTATCTGTGGATAAGAATTTGTTTACAGACAGAAGAACGCGCGGAAGAGCCACTATTAATTACTCTTCATTAGAGTAATACTTCAAGTGAGGGAAGAAGTGGTAAGAAGAAGAGACCCACTGAGAGTAATTATTAACACTCCAGTTAAAACGCTTATTCCCTGAGTTTGctctttcaaataaataattgctaaatTTAGTTGTTTGCGTTAGGTATATAATTTACCAGCCTTGTTGCAATTTTCCATTTGTGAAATTGCTGCAAAGCGAATCGTGATTAATGCTTTACTTTCTTATTCAAGAACCTAGTTTATTCACATATTTTCGTAAAATCTAAAGGAGGAATTTGGTGATTTTATGTCTCGTTATATTCATCGCTTACAATAATTGAACATGTGcctgtacattattttatttgaatcagTATTATAAACGTATATCACGGAATATTAAAACAACTCGAACGAACGTACCGGCATTTCATTAccgattatattaacattttaagctTTTGAACTTGTAACTACGAAAGCACTAGGCCCCTTACTTGAAACAAGAGGAACTGTACCAACCTTCAAGTCTGAGAGATTGTCTAACTTGTTACACTTTTTAACtcatgtatgaaaataaatacaatacaagtaattaaatatatatatatatatatatatatatatatatatatatatgcatttttgtactaaaataatctggggtgcaagggtaattctaTAGGTCTAGTCCACTGTAGAAGATGATGATGGAGTTGGTTGGGTTCGTTCACTAAGTAtaagaggttcttgctaacctcaacaatTATGTGCCACctcctgtctgctttgactggagaggcagGCCTCCcattcttccggggagacatgacatttatttatttatcaacggtaatacaccattttacagataaggatatcaagatgacaatacaaattatagaaaaacaatacaaaggtatcaacaaggaacaaaacaataaaatattgcaagcacgtcaaccaacaacaagctaaatcaataaacaaacttaataaactaaaactacaATTCAATAACCAAGCAATcattttttttgtcaaccaacAATAAGCTAATTCAATAGgcaaactaataaactaaatcaacaattcaataaatagaggTAATACGAGGAaagcagtataaataataacaataacagttttaacaataatagcaatagctaacataacaatgacaagaaacaacgataacatacataaacataaaacaataagtaagctcgagatataatatatttatttatataggagaATTCCATTCCGGAAAACAAACATTCACCGGGGAACCCGACTCTGGAAGACTCCTCTGATCACAGATTGGCAAGTCGAACTGGCGACACAGCTGGTTGCCCAGTCGATGCAAACGTGGAAGAGGGCCGTGCATGATGTAGTTGGTGGGGTGCGACCGACCAAAAAACAGGTTACATGAGCGGGTCAGTCTTGAAGCTCGCAGATCAATGCGACAGAGTAGGTCAGGACAATCGACCGTGCCACGAAGAACTCCCCATAGGAAAAGAGCATCAGCCTGTTGCCTTCTAGTAGACAGAGGGAGAAGTCCAAGAGAGGCCTCAACTAGATCAATGGGTACATCAAAATAGTTGTGACCCAGCCTAACACCGACAGCTCGGACGAAGCGTCGCTGGATCCTGTCTAGACGTTCAATGTGATTGTGCTGATAAGGAGACCAGACAACAGAACAGTATTCAAGTATACTCCTTACCAAGGACTTATATAGGATATTCAACGCCAAAATGCCAAGACCACTCCTTGAAGCTCTTAGTATGAAGTTGAGCATTCGTAGGGCTTTGCCGCAGATAAAGTCAATATGCTTATCAGGGCTAAGATCTGCAGAGAAGACGACTCCCAGATCACGGACGGTTGTACTGCGAGATAGTACAGTTCCATTGAGCACGTAGTCAGATACCACAAGAGGTTGGGCAGAGCGAGTGAAAGAAACCAATGAACATTTGGCGGCATTTATGCTCATAGCGTTAGTGATGCACTAGTTCTCAATTAAGCATAGGTTCATCTGCAGTCTCTCAGTGTCAGAAGGGTCCCTAACAGCACGGAAGACCTTGACATCATCCGCAAACATTAGGCAGTCAACATTTAATGACTTGACCAAGTCATTAATATAGAGATTGAAGAGAAAGGGGCCCAGGCGTGACCCCTGAGAGACACCAGAAGTGGCATTGAGATTATTGCCCTaattattcctcatggatctcgatatgaGGCGGCCCCTCCCCCACGAACCTTAACTTTTAATACTTTACTTCTCTTTAAGACCTAACTGATTCATATTTTCGTAAAATCTAAAGGAGGAATTTGGTGATTTTATGTCCCAGCATGCTATATTCATCGCTTATAATACTTTTCTCTGAATCTTATAGTGCCTCTACAGGATTCTATTgatttatatcagtatttataaacatatataaagaAGTACCAGAAAAACGTAACACGGCTTTTCTTTAccgattatattaacattttaagctTTTGAACTTGTAACTACGAAAGCACTAGGCTCCTTACTTGAAACAAGGAAACTGTACCAACCTTCAAGTCTGAGAGATTGTCTAACTTGTTACACATTTTAACtcatgtatgaaaataaatacaatacaagtaattaaatatatatatatatatatatatatgcatttttgtactaaaataatctggggtgcaagggtaattcgataggtctagtccacTGTAGAAGATGATGTTGGAGTTGGTTGGGTTCGTTCACTAAGTAtaagaggttcttgctaacctcaacaatTATATGCCACctcctgtctgctttgactggagaggcagGCCTCCcattcttccggggagacatggcATTGAGATTATTGCCCTaattattcctcatggatctcgatatgaGGCGGCCCCTCCCCCCAcgaaccttacccatcctgaacatcctgtcactccggaagcagcgccaAGGTCCTCACAGtactaagtgtaatttataagctttttgtcctaagagaacaaacgAAACATtgattatatgatatatttatatattcgaCCACTTGTTATACGAATATTCGGAATATTAAAGCTTATATTCAATCCaacatataaataacatcattttgatacaaaataaaaacatagttagTCCTTGATCTATTTCAACGAATTGTGTAACATTAGTTTTGTGATATATCAACGTTTGTGACAAAACAACATTATTTCATCCtgttttaactattttcaatCATTGCCATATAGAAAGGGTTTAAAAAGATTCAGTAGCCTTTTCTGTGGCCAAAGATCTTCAAAAGGGATGTTAAATGCATGAGCTCAGTGTAGTGCCAACTTGAATCGTTCTTCTTTAGCAAAGGTGTCGTAGTGGCAATAAATCGCAAGGTACCAAACCTTTTGtgcatcaatttaaaaataaatttgactgtGGTGGCTTTATATTAAATCACATAGACCGATAAAAATATCAGTACTGATATATTTGTTACTGACTTGTCTGgcaaaaactttttgttttcaattataaaataataatttaatttttttaatattacttctacatgtattaaaacattattatatttttaggaaGACGCACTCTGTTATAGTACTTGTATGGAAAAAaacatgatatatattttttctgaaatattgtTTTAGCATTAAAAAAACAAGAGCATTATTCCTCCACGACTTTTTTTAGTGAATCAAAAAGTTTAAGCTGTTTGGACCTGTGTTATAAGGCCTGTCTATGGTAATAGGGGATATTTAGTTAAACCTAACTTTTCAAATcactta
The Homalodisca vitripennis isolate AUS2020 chromosome 1, UT_GWSS_2.1, whole genome shotgun sequence DNA segment above includes these coding regions:
- the LOC124354555 gene encoding uncharacterized protein LOC124354555, with protein sequence MSINAAKCSLVSFTRSAQPLVVSDYVLNGTVLSRSTTVRDLGVVFSADLSPDKHIDFICGKALRMLNFILRASRSGLGILALNILYKSLVRSILEYCSVVWSPYQHNHIERLDRIQRRFVRAVGVRLGHNYFDVPIDLVEASLGLLPLSTRRQQADALFLWGVLRGTVDCPDLLCRIDLRASRLTRSCNLFFGRSHPTNYIMHGPLPRLHRLGNQLCRQFDLPICDQRSLPESGSPVNVCFPEWNSPI